The Buchnera aphidicola (Muscaphis stroyani) DNA window AAAAATACTATATTAGTTTCTATAATGCATGTAAATAACGAAACTGGTATTATTCAAGATATTGAAAACATATCAAAAATTTGTAGATCAAATGGTATTTTTTTTCATGTAGATGCCACTCAGAGTGTAGGTAAAATTCCTATTAATTTAAAACATACATTCATAGATTTAATGTCTTTTTCTGCTCATAAAATTTATGGACCAAAAGGCATTGGAGGTTTATATGTACGTCGGAAACCACGTGTTCGTTTATTGTCTTCTATTCACGGAGGAGGACATGAAAGAGGTATGCGATCAGGAACTTTAGCCGTTCATCAAATTGTAGGGATGGGTGAATCTTTTCAAATGGCTAATGAAAAAATTAAAGATGATTTCATGCGTTTAACTAATTTAAGAAATTCACTTTGGAACGGTATTAAAAATATTGAAGAAGTTTATTTAAATAGCGATTTAAAACAATGCGCGCCTCATATATTAAATGTAAGTTTTAATTACATTGAAGGGGAATCGCTAATTATGGCTCTTAAAGATTTAGCTATTTCTTCAGGTTCTGCATGCACTTCTGCTAGTTTAGAACCTTCTTACGTGTTACGAGCTTTAGGAATTAAAGATGAATTAGCTCATAGTTCCATTCGGTTTTCAATTGGACGCTTCACAACAGAAGAAGAAATTCAACACACAGTAAAATTAGTACACCAATCTATTCAAAGATTAAGAGATCTTTCTCCTTTATGGGAAATGTTTAAATCAGGAGTTGATTTAAATAGTGTAGAATGGGATCATAGTTAAAATTAATTTAATTTTTTATAGGTAATCTAGATGGCTTATAGCAAAAAAGTAATGGATCATTATGAAAATCCCAGAAATGTAGGTTCTTTTTCTAATTCTGATATCAATGTTGGAAGTGCATTGGTCGGAGCTCCAGCATGCGGAGATGTCATGAAATTACAAATTAAAGTAAATACAAAAGGTATTATTGAAGACGCATGTTTTAAGACCTACGGATGTGGTTCTGCAATAGCTTCTAGCTCATTAGTTACAGAATGGATTAAAGGAAAATCTATAAAAGAAGCTGAAGAAATTAAAAATACGAAT harbors:
- a CDS encoding IscS subfamily cysteine desulfurase, producing MKIPIYLDYAATTPVDVSVAKKMMKYLTIDGVFGNSASRSHRFGWEAEEAVDVARNQISNLIGADSREIVFTSGATEANNLAIKGIAYFYKKKGNHIITSKTEHKSVLDVCRYLENEGFILTYLSPKNNGIIDLNDLKKNIQKNTILVSIMHVNNETGIIQDIENISKICRSNGIFFHVDATQSVGKIPINLKHTFIDLMSFSAHKIYGPKGIGGLYVRRKPRVRLLSSIHGGGHERGMRSGTLAVHQIVGMGESFQMANEKIKDDFMRLTNLRNSLWNGIKNIEEVYLNSDLKQCAPHILNVSFNYIEGESLIMALKDLAISSGSACTSASLEPSYVLRALGIKDELAHSSIRFSIGRFTTEEEIQHTVKLVHQSIQRLRDLSPLWEMFKSGVDLNSVEWDHS
- the iscU gene encoding Fe-S cluster assembly scaffold IscU, with translation MAYSKKVMDHYENPRNVGSFSNSDINVGSALVGAPACGDVMKLQIKVNTKGIIEDACFKTYGCGSAIASSSLVTEWIKGKSIKEAEEIKNTNIAQELDLPPVKIHCSILAEDAIKAAIADYKNKKDIN